From the genome of Streptomyces sp. NBC_01116, one region includes:
- the mgrA gene encoding L-glyceraldehyde 3-phosphate reductase: MTDYLSPDLAYRAAGSRYDSMEYRRTGRSGLKLPALSLGLWHNFGDDRALDSQRAILRRAFDLGVTHFDLANNYGPPPGSAELNFGKLFAQDFTPYRDELVISTKAGYLMHPGPYGEWGSRKYLLSSLDASLKRMGLDYVDVFYSHRFDPHTPLEETMGALASAVQQGKALYVGVSSYTAEQTAEAAGLLREMGVPALIHQPSYSMINRWIEDDGLLDTLEAAGMGCISFVPLAQGLLTNKYLKGIPEGSRATQGKSLDPGLLSDEVVRRLNGLDDIARGRGQSLAQLAIAWVLRDSRMTSALIGASSVKQLEENVAALAGPALTADELKEIDAFAVDTAGTNIWAGRS; this comes from the coding sequence GTGACTGATTACCTCTCCCCCGACCTCGCCTACCGCGCCGCCGGTTCGCGCTACGACTCCATGGAGTACCGCCGGACCGGGCGCAGCGGCCTCAAGCTCCCCGCCCTCTCGCTGGGCCTGTGGCACAACTTCGGCGACGACCGGGCCCTGGACTCCCAGCGGGCGATCCTGCGCCGCGCCTTCGATCTCGGGGTCACCCACTTCGACCTGGCCAACAACTACGGCCCGCCGCCCGGCTCGGCCGAGCTGAACTTCGGCAAGCTCTTCGCCCAGGACTTCACCCCGTACCGTGATGAACTGGTCATTTCTACCAAGGCCGGTTATCTGATGCACCCCGGCCCGTACGGCGAGTGGGGCTCCCGGAAGTACCTGCTCTCCTCGCTCGACGCCTCCCTGAAGCGGATGGGCCTCGACTACGTCGACGTCTTCTACTCGCACCGCTTCGACCCGCACACCCCGCTGGAGGAGACGATGGGCGCCCTGGCGTCCGCCGTCCAGCAGGGCAAGGCGCTGTACGTGGGCGTCTCCTCGTACACCGCGGAGCAGACCGCCGAGGCGGCCGGGCTGCTCAGGGAGATGGGCGTGCCGGCGCTGATCCACCAGCCCTCGTACTCCATGATCAACCGCTGGATCGAGGACGACGGGCTGCTCGACACCCTGGAGGCGGCCGGAATGGGCTGCATCTCCTTCGTGCCGCTCGCCCAGGGCCTGCTCACGAACAAGTACCTGAAGGGCATTCCGGAGGGCTCGCGCGCCACCCAGGGCAAGTCCCTCGACCCGGGCCTGCTCTCCGACGAGGTCGTCCGCCGGCTCAACGGCCTCGACGACATCGCCCGGGGCCGCGGCCAGTCGCTCGCCCAGCTCGCCATCGCGTGGGTGCTGCGGGACAGCCGGATGACCTCGGCGCTGATCGGCGCGTCGAGCGTGAAGCAGCTGGAGGAGAACGTGGCGGCCCTCGCGGGCCCGGCGCTGACCGCCGACGAGCTGAAGGAGATCGACGCCTTCGCCGTGGACACCGCGGGCACGAACATCTGGGCCGGCCGCAGCTGA
- a CDS encoding isoprenyl transferase, with protein MNFRDLVYRLYARRVGGRLDHDQVPKHIGVILDGNRRWAKASGGSAVQGHQAGADKISELLGWCSETDVEVVTLWMLSTDNFDRPEHELKPLLGIIENTVRNLAADGRWRVHHVGTLDLLPPETQSVLKEAQEATSDIDGIIVNVAVGYGGRQEIADAVRSLLLEHSEKGTTFEELAEVVSTDLISEHLYTRGQPDPDLVIRTSGEQRLSGFMLWQSAHSEYYFCEVFWPAFRKVDFLRALRDYAARHRRYGA; from the coding sequence GTGAACTTCCGCGACCTGGTGTACAGGCTCTACGCGCGCCGGGTGGGAGGCCGCCTGGACCACGACCAGGTGCCGAAGCACATCGGGGTCATCCTCGACGGCAACCGGCGCTGGGCCAAGGCGTCCGGCGGCTCGGCCGTGCAGGGCCACCAGGCCGGCGCGGACAAGATCTCCGAGCTGCTCGGCTGGTGCAGCGAGACCGACGTCGAGGTCGTCACCCTCTGGATGCTGTCCACGGACAACTTCGACCGGCCCGAGCACGAGCTGAAGCCGCTGCTCGGCATCATCGAGAACACCGTGCGCAACCTCGCGGCGGACGGGCGCTGGCGCGTCCACCACGTCGGCACGCTCGACCTGCTTCCGCCGGAGACGCAGTCGGTGCTCAAGGAGGCCCAGGAGGCGACCTCCGACATCGACGGGATAATCGTCAATGTCGCGGTCGGCTACGGCGGCCGCCAGGAGATCGCGGACGCGGTGCGCTCCCTGCTCCTGGAGCACTCGGAGAAGGGCACGACCTTCGAGGAGCTGGCCGAGGTCGTCTCCACCGACCTGATCTCCGAGCACCTCTACACGCGGGGCCAGCCCGACCCCGACCTGGTGATCCGGACGAGCGGCGAGCAGCGGCTCTCGGGCTTCATGCTCTGGCAGAGCGCCCACTCGGAGTACTACTTCTGCGAGGTCTTCTGGCCGGCCTTCCGCAAGGTCGACTTCCTCCGGGCGCTGCGCGACTACGCCGCCCGCCACCGCCGCTACGGCGCCTGA